The Qipengyuania aurantiaca genome contains the following window.
CGCTACAATTTCGATGGCGATGGCAATGTGACGTTCGGAGGAGACGGGCATTCCGAACGCCTGCAATTGCGCGGCGAATACCGTGTGCTCGGCCCTCTTACGCTGGCTTTCGGGGCGGAGCACGAGTGGAGCGACTATGTCACTCTCTTCGACGCGCCCGGCTCGATCGAGACGACCGGCGGCTATGCCCAGATCGGCCTCGCTTTCGGGCGGCTGGCCGCGCATGTCGGCGGGCGGATCGACGACCACGAGCTGTTCGGCACCAAGGCGACCTATGGCGCGGACCTGTCTTATGGACTTCGCGACGACTGGCGTGTGCGGGCCAGCCTTGGCGAGGGCTTCAAGGCACCGACCCTGTACCAGCTGCGCAGTTTCTACGGCAATGCACAGCTCCGCCCCGAGGCGAGCACCAGCGTCGATCTCGGCATCGAGAAGGGCCAGCGCGGGCAGGGCGTCCATGCGGCGCTCACCGGCTTCCTGCGCACGACCGACGATCTGATTGGCTTCGGCTTCGGACCCGAGCGGCCATTCGGCGGCTACGAAAACGTGTCGCGGGCGCGCGCCATGGGCTTCGAGCTTGAGGGCGGCTTCGACGTGACGCCGTTCCTTCGGGTCTCCGGCGTGTTTTCGCATGTCGATACCGAGGATCGCGACAGCGGTCTCGAACTGGCGCGCCGTCCCGAATATTTCGGCACGCTCTTCGCCGATTGGGAGACGCCTTTCGGGCTAAACCTCGGCGGCGATGTGCGGTTCGTTTCGGAAAGCTTCAACGACAACGCGAACATGACGCCGCTCGACGGCTATGAGGTCGTCGACCTGCGCGCCTCCTACCCGGTGGGTGAACGGTTTGAGCTGTTCGGCCGCGTGGAGAACGTGTTCGATGCGGATTATACGGTCGTGAAAGATTACAACACGCCCGGACGCGGGGCCTTCGTCGGGCTGAGGGCGCGGATGTGATCCGCTTCCTGCCCCTGCTGGCGCTTGCGCTCGCAGGGTGCGGGGAGGGGGCTCGCGGGCCGGTGGAAGCGGCTGGTCCGACTATCGTAAGCCTCAACCCCTGCACCGATGCGATCCTGGCCGAGGTGGCGGCGCCCGGCCAGCTGCTGGCGATCTCGCATTACAGCGAGGACCCGTCCTCCAGTTCGATGACACCGCAGGATGCCGCGCGTTATCGGGCCACCGGCGGGACGGTGGAGGAGGTGCTCGCGCTCGATCCCGATGTGGTCGTGGCGAGCACGTTCCTTGCGCCTGCCACCCGCGCGGCGCTGGAGGATCTCGGCCTGCGCGTCGTGACTTTCGGGGGCACTGCGACGGTGGAAGACAGCTTTGCGCAGGTCCGCGAACTTGCCGCGCTGGCCGGATATCCGGCGGCGGGCGAGCGGCTGGTGGAGGAGATCGAGACCGCATTGGCTGAGGCCGAAGGGCAGGGCGATCCCGTCGAGGCGGCGCTGTGGCAGCCGGGCGGGATCGTGCCGGGAGAGGCTTCGCTGGTGAGCGACCTGCTCCGCCGCACCGGCTTTTCTAGCTATTCGGCGGCGCGAGGCATGGCGCAGGCGGATTACCTCTCGCTCGAACAGGTCGTGGCCGATCCGCCGCAAGTGCTTTTCGTGGCGGGCAGCGAAAGCGGGCAACGTCACCCGGTCCTGGCCGAGGTCGAGGGGATGCGGCAGGAAAGTTTCGACACGCGGCTGCTCTATTGCGGCGGGCCGACGATCCTGCGCGCCGTGCGCTTCGTGCATTCGGTAAGGGAGCGCGTGTCATGAACCGCGCCACGCTGATCTTTGCGCTGCTTCTCCTTTTCGCGCTCCCGCTGTCGCTGCTGGCGGGGCGCGTGTGGATCGATCCGGCGAGTACCCCCAACGCGGCGCTGATCCTTGGCGAGCTGCGCCTGCCGCGCGCCGTGCTGGCGCTGGTCGTGGGCGGAGGCCTCGGCGCGGCGGGGGCGGCGATGCAGGGCTATTTACGCAATCCGCTGGCCGATCCCGGTCTCTTCGGTATCGCGCCCGGCGCGGCGCTTGGGGCGGTCGTGGCGCTGTGGTTCGGCTATGCGGCGAGCGCGTGGTTGCTGCCGCTCTTCGCGCTGGTCGGCGCAGGCGGTGCGATGGCTCTGCTGGCCGCGATTGCCGGACGCACGGGAGGTATCGCGCTATTCACGCTGGCGGGCCTGATGGTGGCGAGCCTTGCGGGCGCGCTGACCGCGCTGGCGATCAGCATGGCGCCCAACGCCTTTGCGATGAGCGAGATCGTGCTGTGGCTGAACGGCGCGCTGACCGACCGCAGCTGGCGCGAGGTCTGGCTGGCGGCTCCGCTGGTCGCGCTGGGCGTGGCGCTGCTCTGGCGTAGCGGGCGCTCGCTCGACGCGCTGACGCTGGGCGAGCCGGTCGCGCGGTCGCTCGGCATCGACACTTCGCGCCTGCTCTGGCTGCTCATTCTCGGCATCGGCCTCACCGTGGGGGCGAGCGTGGCGGTGGCGGGCATCATCGGTTTCGTCGGCCTCATCGTCCCGCACCTCGTCCGCCCATTGACGGACCGCCGCCCCTCGCAATTGATCGTGCCGAGCGCACTGGCAGGCGCTCTGCTGGTGCTGGTGGCGGACAGCCTCGTGCGGGTTCTTCCGCTGGTGACGGAACTACGGCTCGGCATTGCGCTGAGCCTGCTCGGCGCGCCCTTCTTTCTGTGGCTGCTGATCCGGATGCGGAGGGGGCTGGTATGACGCTCGCAGCGAACAACGTCTCGCTCGGCGAGCGACTTCACAACATAACTTGCGCACTGCGACCGGGCGAGATCACCGCGATCTGCGGCCCGAATGGCGCGGGCAAATCCTCGCTCCTGCAGGCGCTGGCGGGCCTCCTTCCTATCGACAGCGGGGAGGTCACACTCGACGGTGAGCCGCTTGCCGGCCACGCACAGCGCGCCAAACGCATCGGCTATCTCCCGCAGGCACCCGAGATCGCCTGGGACGTGACCGTCCGCAGCCTGGTCGAACTGGGCCGCATTCCGCACCGCGACGCGGCCGGCGCGCCGGTCGAGGCCGCCATCGCAGCGCTGGACCTCAACGCGTTCGAGCAACGCCGCGCGCAGACGCTTTCGGGCGGCGAACAGGCGCGGGTCCTGCTCGCGCGCGTGCTGGCGGGCGAGCCCGAATGGATACTCGCCGACGAGCCGCTGGCCGCGCTCGACCTCGCGCACCAGTACGCCCTCATCGGCCATCTGCGCGTATCGGCAGGCGAGGGGCGGGGCGTCCTCGTCGTGCTCCACGATCTCGCCATGGCGCGGAACCATGCCGACCGCGTGCTGGTGCTCGATCAGGGGCGGCTCGTGGCCGATGCCGCGCCGTCGGAGGCGCTGTCCGTCGAGCGCATTGGCGAGGTCTGGGGCGTGGGGACTGAGTGGCTCGGCGAGGAAGGAA
Protein-coding sequences here:
- a CDS encoding ABC transporter substrate-binding protein, translating into MIRFLPLLALALAGCGEGARGPVEAAGPTIVSLNPCTDAILAEVAAPGQLLAISHYSEDPSSSSMTPQDAARYRATGGTVEEVLALDPDVVVASTFLAPATRAALEDLGLRVVTFGGTATVEDSFAQVRELAALAGYPAAGERLVEEIETALAEAEGQGDPVEAALWQPGGIVPGEASLVSDLLRRTGFSSYSAARGMAQADYLSLEQVVADPPQVLFVAGSESGQRHPVLAEVEGMRQESFDTRLLYCGGPTILRAVRFVHSVRERVS
- a CDS encoding FecCD family ABC transporter permease codes for the protein MNRATLIFALLLLFALPLSLLAGRVWIDPASTPNAALILGELRLPRAVLALVVGGGLGAAGAAMQGYLRNPLADPGLFGIAPGAALGAVVALWFGYAASAWLLPLFALVGAGGAMALLAAIAGRTGGIALFTLAGLMVASLAGALTALAISMAPNAFAMSEIVLWLNGALTDRSWREVWLAAPLVALGVALLWRSGRSLDALTLGEPVARSLGIDTSRLLWLLILGIGLTVGASVAVAGIIGFVGLIVPHLVRPLTDRRPSQLIVPSALAGALLVLVADSLVRVLPLVTELRLGIALSLLGAPFFLWLLIRMRRGLV
- a CDS encoding ABC transporter ATP-binding protein; protein product: MTLAANNVSLGERLHNITCALRPGEITAICGPNGAGKSSLLQALAGLLPIDSGEVTLDGEPLAGHAQRAKRIGYLPQAPEIAWDVTVRSLVELGRIPHRDAAGAPVEAAIAALDLNAFEQRRAQTLSGGEQARVLLARVLAGEPEWILADEPLAALDLAHQYALIGHLRVSAGEGRGVLVVLHDLAMARNHADRVLVLDQGRLVADAAPSEALSVERIGEVWGVGTEWLGEEGKRALASA